Within Nocardia terpenica, the genomic segment CGGCCAGGCGCTCGGCCGAATCCGGGTGCTGCGCCAGCAGATACAGCGTCCAGGACACGGCCACGCCGGTGGTGTGGTGCGCGGCCAGCATGATGATCAGCACGGTGTCGCGGATGCGCGCCGCGGACTGGCCCGCCGCGGCCAGGGCGGCGATCAGATCGCCGCCGTCGTCGCGCGCGCCGGCGGCCTCGTGCACGGCGAGCACCTCGTCGACGGTGGCGCGGAGATAGGCCAGCGCCCGCTGTGCGCGCAGGCGGCGTGCGTGATCATCGCCGGTCCGATTCTGTTGCGCCAGATACTCGGTCAGCACATCCTTGAACGCCGCCACGATCCGACCGGCCTGTTCGGGGGAGTCCACCGCGCTGCCGAAGGCGTAGGCGCCGATCATGCGCAGCGACAGCTCGCTGAGATCGCGTTGCAGCGCAATGGGCCCGGCCGCGGCGGTCTCGGCCCACCGGTCGGCCAGCTCGCCCGCCAGCGCCACGAACTGCCCGAAATGCGCCTCGTGCGAGGGGCGTCCGGCCAGCACCGACAGCAGCACCCGCCGCCACGGCGCATGCTCGCGCGCGTCGAGGGTTTGCAGGTTCCCCGATTCTTGCAGGGGCGCAAGGAATCCGAACAACTTCTCCGGCCGTTTATCGATGCGGGCGGTCGCCTCCAGCAGCACCGGATCGGCGACCGACACCGCCGTTCCCGCGCCCGGCAGCCGGAAGCGCACCACCGGACCGTATTCGGCGTGCAATCTCAGCTGATAGTTGTGCAGCCCGCCCGCGGCCATGATCTCGGCGGAGCCGTCGCCCGCGCAGTCGGGGCCGGGGATCGTGGTCGCGGCACTGTTCATACGTGGTGGCATGATTCCTCCCGGATGTTCGGGTCACGCGTTACGTCATGGGAATTCGGTACCTCAGAGAAACTCGGTGCGATACTTCGGCGCGAGCCGCCGCGCCCGGTCGAGGATCCCATCCTGCTCGGCGTCGGTGAGGGCGGGCGGGTTGTCCGGGTCTGCGACCGGCAGGCCGACCGCCAGGAAGTACTCGTCCTGCCCGGCCGGGGTGCACATGCACAGCATGCGGGCCGGTTCCTCCGACGCATTACGGAAGTAGTGCGGGGCATTGGCGGGAATGTTCACGGTCTGCCCGGCCCCGGCCTCGATGTCGGTGCCGCGGAAGGTGAATCGGATGCGGCCCGCCGTGATCGTGAACATCTCCTCGAAGTCGTGCCGGTGCGCGGGCGGGCCGCCACCCGGCGGCACCCGCATATCGATCAGGGTGTAGTGCCCGGCGGTGGCCGAGCCGGGCACCAGGATGGTGTACACGTCACCCGACAGTGTCAGATGTCGAAGTCCGGCACCGGTGTTCGCATCGGCGACGGTCAGCGAGCGCCCGGGATCGTCGGGGGGAAGGGGCCGTTCGGGTATAGGGGACTGGAAGCCGGTGTCCGACATGCTCTTATCATGACTGCCCGGTGGGCTCCGCGTCCGCCCCTATCAGAAAGTCCTTGGCGGCAGCGAGGATCCGGGTGGACAGTTCGTCGCCCGCGCTGGCCCGCGCCAGCATGAGCGCACCCGCCATCACCGACAGTTCGACCAGCAGTTCGGGATCCGTGTCGCCGGTGCGTTCCCCGAAGTCGGCGAGCCTGCCGAGCATGGTCCGGATGCCGTCGAGATAGGCCGGGCGCAAGGGGCTCTCGGCCTCGGCGCGCGCCACATCCCCCGCCAGCGCCGCGATACCGCACC encodes:
- a CDS encoding cytochrome P450, with product MPPRMNSAATTIPGPDCAGDGSAEIMAAGGLHNYQLRLHAEYGPVVRFRLPGAGTAVSVADPVLLEATARIDKRPEKLFGFLAPLQESGNLQTLDAREHAPWRRVLLSVLAGRPSHEAHFGQFVALAGELADRWAETAAAGPIALQRDLSELSLRMIGAYAFGSAVDSPEQAGRIVAAFKDVLTEYLAQQNRTGDDHARRLRAQRALAYLRATVDEVLAVHEAAGARDDGGDLIAALAAAGQSAARIRDTVLIIMLAAHHTTGVAVSWTLYLLAQHPDSAERLAAEVDRVLGDRPAPGYADIKRLTYLTAVLKESMRLYTPGPYGARETTEDIRLGDYTIPAGTTIFYPFRAVHMNPDHWPEPEVFRPERFAPGQAAHRARLAYIPFGLGPRSCEGATLAMTEAQLVLAILVHRFHFELPANHTVTPIERFVLWAEEDILMTVIPR
- a CDS encoding cupin domain-containing protein; translated protein: MSDTGFQSPIPERPLPPDDPGRSLTVADANTGAGLRHLTLSGDVYTILVPGSATAGHYTLIDMRVPPGGGPPAHRHDFEEMFTITAGRIRFTFRGTDIEAGAGQTVNIPANAPHYFRNASEEPARMLCMCTPAGQDEYFLAVGLPVADPDNPPALTDAEQDGILDRARRLAPKYRTEFL